A window of the Emys orbicularis isolate rEmyOrb1 chromosome 1, rEmyOrb1.hap1, whole genome shotgun sequence genome harbors these coding sequences:
- the LOC135895314 gene encoding LOW QUALITY PROTEIN: motilin receptor-like (The sequence of the model RefSeq protein was modified relative to this genomic sequence to represent the inferred CDS: substituted 1 base at 1 genomic stop codon): protein MGGGCENSSALRVAGEAWAGSPCDERLCRSLPLPALIPVTAVCLGLFVVGVAGNVLTVLILRRCRELKTTTNLYLGSMAVSDLLILLGLPFDLYRLWRSRPWIFGQLLCRLSYYLSEACTYCTILHITALTVECYLAIGFPLKAKVMITKRRVKAVIGALWAFALLSAGPFFFLVGVEQRDNQTDFSRECRLTPLATESGLLGIMLWVTTSYFILPVLCLNVLYGLIGRALWRSKVRPQGPNAALREKGHRQTIRILAVVVLAFIICWLPFHVGRIIFINTXDTSMMLFSQYFNIFALQLFYLSASINPILYNLISKKYRAAVYKLLLPRRSGERAFSATRDTGGYTETSTSIKKENITPF from the exons ATGGGGGGCGGCTGCGAGAACAGCAGCGCGCTGAGGGTGGCGGGCGAGGCGTGGGCGGGGTCCCCGTGCGACGAGCGCCTCTGCAGATCCCTGCCGCTGCCCGCGCTCATCCCGGTCACCGCCGTGTGCCTCGGCCTCTTCGTGGTGGGGGTGGCGGGGAACGTGCTGACCGTGCTGATCCTGCGGCGCTGCCGGGAGCTGAAGACCACCACCAACCTGTACCTGGGCAGCATGGCCGTGTCCGACCTGCTCATCCTGCTGGGGCTGCCCTTCGACCTCTACCGCCTCTGGCGCTCCCGGCCCTGGATCTTCGGCCAGCTGCTCTGCCGCCTCTCCTACTACCTGAGCGAGGCCTGCACCTACTGCACCATCCTGCACATCACGGCGCTCACCGTGGAGTGCTACCTGGCCATCGGCTTCCCGCTCAAGGCCAAGGTGATGATCACCAAGCGCCGGGTCAAAGCGGTGATCGGGGCCCTGTGGGCCTTTGCCCTGCTCTCGGCCGGGCCCTTCTTCTTCCTGGTGGGCGTGGAGCAGCGGGACAACCAGACCGACTTCAGCCGCGAGTGCCGGCTCACGCCACTGGCCACCGAGTCCGGCCTGCTGGGCATCATGTTGTGGGTCACCACCAGCTACTTCATCCTGCCCGTCCTCTGCCTCAACGTGCTCTACGGCCTCATCGGCAGGGCGCTGTGGAGGAGCAAGGTCCGGCCCCAGGGCCCCAACGCAGCCCTCAGGGAAAAGGGGCACAGACAGACCATCAGGATCCTGG CTGTGGTGGTTCTGGCGTTTATAATTTGCTGGTTGCCATTCCATGTGGGCAGGATCATATTTATAAACACTTAGGATACCAGCATGATGCTTTTCTCCCAGTACTTTAATATATTCGCTTTGCAGCTTTTCTATCTGAGCGCATCCATCAACCCAATCCTCTACAACCTCATTTCAAAGAAATACAGGGCAGCTGTCTACAAACTCCTGCTCCCACGCAGATCTGGAGAAAGGGCTTTCAGTGCTACCCGAGATACTGGTGGCTACACTGAGACCAGCACTAGCATAAAAAAAGAGAACATAACCCCCTTCTGA